Proteins from one Burkholderia sp. genomic window:
- a CDS encoding LTA synthase family protein: protein MPAIALSFALDAVAVPRAPLTRALLSSMLHILSVCFLASLAFALTLRPIFSACSALALVGLAAVVSNAKYESLREPFVFTDLSLFSQLFAHLRLYLPFLSAGKVVAISVGIALVIASFVVERPLPPAAALPVWLAVALSFALATVIATRLPLTLEPSTDQCRHGFFAVFVAYLFNGLRPATFRRFRECLAGSPFATGKPIRRPDVVLIQSESFFDARRLGPSIEPGLLRCFDQACSEAVWYGEMTVPAWGANTMRTEFAVLTGTASQSLGYARFYPYAFVRQRLASLPALFGRGGYETVAIHPYYADFFGRNRVFPLLGFERFLDIGHFASVSRAGPYVSDAAVGEAIVMELDTAELERPRFVFAITMENHGPLHLETVQPGEATSRHTLGNDAQWRDLTAYLRHIENADAMLGRLLDHLSSSDRQTVVCFYGDHVPGLSKIFDGLDVNPEHSDYFIWRNFEVDKPERQDLQAEMLGGLLLQATQQGSGRSRMDQSRAPEKTP, encoded by the coding sequence GTGCCAGCCATCGCACTGTCGTTCGCGCTCGACGCGGTCGCAGTGCCGCGCGCGCCGCTGACGCGAGCGCTGCTGTCGTCGATGCTTCACATTCTTTCGGTATGCTTTCTCGCTAGTCTGGCATTCGCACTGACCTTGCGCCCGATCTTCTCGGCCTGCTCAGCACTAGCGCTGGTCGGGTTGGCGGCGGTCGTCAGCAATGCGAAGTACGAGTCCTTGCGCGAACCTTTTGTGTTCACGGACCTGAGCCTGTTCAGCCAGTTGTTTGCCCATCTTCGGCTCTATCTGCCCTTCCTAAGCGCCGGCAAAGTGGTCGCGATCAGTGTGGGCATCGCGCTTGTGATCGCAAGCTTTGTCGTCGAGCGACCCCTACCGCCTGCCGCCGCCCTTCCGGTCTGGCTAGCGGTGGCGCTGTCGTTCGCGCTTGCGACAGTGATCGCCACGCGCCTTCCGCTCACGCTGGAGCCCTCGACCGACCAGTGCCGCCACGGTTTCTTTGCGGTATTCGTAGCCTACCTATTCAATGGCCTTCGCCCAGCCACCTTCCGCCGCTTTCGCGAATGCCTGGCTGGCTCGCCGTTCGCGACCGGTAAGCCGATCCGACGCCCGGACGTGGTGCTGATCCAGAGCGAATCGTTCTTCGATGCGCGTCGACTGGGCCCATCGATCGAGCCCGGCCTACTGCGCTGTTTCGACCAGGCGTGTAGTGAAGCCGTCTGGTACGGCGAGATGACGGTGCCAGCCTGGGGAGCAAACACCATGCGCACCGAGTTCGCGGTGTTGACGGGCACCGCCTCGCAGTCGCTCGGTTACGCGCGTTTTTATCCTTACGCCTTCGTCAGGCAGCGGCTTGCCTCGCTGCCTGCCTTGTTCGGGCGTGGCGGTTACGAGACAGTAGCGATTCATCCCTATTACGCTGATTTTTTTGGACGAAACCGGGTATTTCCCTTGCTTGGTTTCGAGCGTTTCCTCGATATCGGTCATTTCGCCTCGGTATCGCGCGCCGGCCCTTACGTGTCGGACGCGGCGGTGGGCGAGGCAATCGTTATGGAACTCGACACAGCGGAGCTGGAACGCCCTCGTTTCGTGTTCGCCATTACGATGGAAAACCACGGTCCCCTACATCTTGAAACAGTGCAGCCGGGCGAGGCGACTTCGCGACATACTCTCGGTAACGATGCCCAATGGCGGGACCTGACCGCATATTTGCGACATATTGAAAATGCAGATGCAATGCTCGGACGCCTGCTGGATCATTTGTCTTCGAGCGACAGGCAGACCGTGGTCTGTTTTTACGGAGATCATGTTCCCGGGCTGTCGAAGATTTTCGACGGGTTGGACGTGAACCCGGAGCATAGCGATTATTTCATCTGGCGAAATTTCGAGGTTGATAAACCGGAACGTCAGGACTTGCAGGCCGAGATGCTGGGGGGGCTGCTGCTGCAAGCGACACAGCAGGGTAGTGGAAGAAGTCGCATGGACCAGTCGCGGGCACCAGAGAAAACGCCATAA
- a CDS encoding UDP-3-O-acyl N-acetylglycosamine deacetylase, with translation MTAAPDGWQLSEGTLAAELALDGHGLHTGRHVRVRILPAQGDTQATRGIRFRRLEGSQELASFGVDPALRCAQPLCTMLLHPDGVGVRTVEHLLASLLASEIDHALVELDAEEIPILDGSARPWLRAIHACGRRSLATPKRFIRVLRPLTVSDGEGDTRREIRIESAPRYELSVRNDLRGFGVMHWSGTITPKAFLTEIAPSRSYGRVKWAVPAILAGYLRGVPILRGARPSCTASIVGNRVLGGMRVSDEFVRHRVLDLIGDLAMAGAPLLARITALRPSHEMNFRLVDALLSTPDAWKWVELKA, from the coding sequence ATGACGGCGGCACCGGATGGCTGGCAACTCAGCGAGGGCACGCTCGCCGCCGAACTTGCGTTGGACGGCCATGGGCTGCATACCGGTCGGCATGTACGGGTACGGATCCTGCCTGCCCAGGGCGACACGCAAGCCACGCGCGGCATCCGTTTCCGGCGTCTCGAAGGCAGCCAGGAGCTGGCCAGCTTCGGCGTCGATCCGGCGCTGCGTTGCGCGCAGCCGCTCTGCACCATGCTGTTGCATCCCGATGGGGTGGGCGTACGCACCGTCGAGCACCTGCTTGCCTCGCTACTGGCTAGCGAGATCGATCACGCCTTGGTCGAGCTCGATGCCGAGGAGATCCCGATCCTAGATGGCAGTGCGCGCCCTTGGCTGAGGGCGATCCACGCCTGCGGGCGCCGCTCGCTCGCGACACCTAAGCGCTTCATCCGCGTATTGCGACCGCTGACGGTGTCCGACGGCGAGGGTGACACGCGACGTGAAATACGCATCGAGTCGGCACCGCGCTATGAACTGAGCGTGCGCAACGACCTGAGGGGCTTCGGCGTGATGCACTGGAGCGGCACCATCACACCCAAGGCTTTCTTGACCGAGATTGCGCCCTCGCGTTCCTATGGGCGCGTCAAATGGGCGGTGCCGGCGATTCTCGCCGGTTACTTGCGCGGCGTACCAATTCTACGTGGCGCGCGGCCTTCGTGCACCGCCTCGATTGTCGGAAACCGCGTGCTAGGCGGCATGCGCGTATCTGACGAGTTCGTGCGCCACCGCGTGCTCGACCTGATCGGCGACCTCGCCATGGCCGGCGCGCCGCTGTTGGCGCGCATCACGGCGTTGCGGCCTAGTCACGAAATGAATTTTCGGCTGGTCGACGCGCTATTATCGACGCCGGATGCCTGGAAATGGGTCGAGCTCAAGGCGTAA
- a CDS encoding aminotransferase class I/II-fold pyridoxal phosphate-dependent enzyme, translated as MGLGDHLRQQLAAKALKRQLERMTERGDAVVSVPASTAYESPRNRFESMLQYQQVRIMHEMGEKLGVESPFFRVHEGLAGATTIIGGREYLNYANYNYLGLAGEASVSMRAKEAIDRYGTSASGSRMVAGERPVQRELEQALADFYETDDCLVFVSGHATNVTVIGSLFGANDLIVHDSLAHNSIVQGAQLSGAKRLSFPHNDWRALDALLARVRHEYRNVLIAIEGLYSMDGDLPDLPQFVEIRNRHGAFLLVDEAHSLGVLGATGRGIRQHAGVATEDVDLWMGTLSKTLAGCGGFIAGCRPLVDMLRYLAPGFLYSVGLAPALAAASLAALEVLQREPGRVAQLRARGKQFIDEAHAAGLDTGTSEGYAVVPVITGSSLKAARWANALFDEGINVQPIFYPAVEEKAARLRCFICSTHEPEQITRTVTALARLAR; from the coding sequence ATGGGATTGGGAGATCATCTCCGGCAGCAACTGGCTGCGAAGGCGCTCAAGCGCCAACTGGAGCGTATGACCGAAAGAGGTGACGCTGTTGTGTCGGTGCCGGCCTCGACGGCGTACGAGTCGCCGCGCAACCGTTTCGAATCGATGCTGCAGTACCAGCAAGTCCGGATCATGCATGAGATGGGCGAGAAGCTCGGCGTCGAATCGCCGTTTTTCCGCGTCCACGAAGGGCTGGCCGGTGCCACCACCATTATTGGTGGGCGCGAGTACCTCAATTACGCGAACTACAACTACCTTGGCCTGGCGGGCGAGGCGAGTGTCTCGATGCGTGCTAAGGAAGCGATCGATCGCTACGGTACCTCGGCTTCGGGCAGCCGCATGGTGGCAGGCGAGCGACCCGTGCAGCGTGAGCTGGAGCAGGCGCTGGCTGACTTCTACGAAACTGACGACTGCCTGGTGTTCGTCAGCGGCCATGCCACCAACGTTACGGTGATCGGCTCGCTGTTCGGTGCCAACGACCTGATTGTCCACGATTCGCTCGCGCACAACAGCATCGTGCAAGGCGCGCAGTTGAGCGGCGCGAAGCGCCTAAGCTTTCCGCACAACGACTGGCGCGCGCTCGATGCGCTGCTGGCGCGCGTGCGCCACGAGTATCGCAACGTGCTGATCGCGATTGAAGGGCTCTACAGCATGGATGGCGACCTTCCCGACCTGCCGCAGTTCGTCGAGATCCGTAATCGCCACGGTGCCTTCCTGCTGGTCGACGAGGCTCACTCGCTCGGCGTACTCGGCGCGACCGGGCGCGGAATTCGCCAACACGCTGGCGTCGCGACCGAGGACGTCGACCTCTGGATGGGCACCCTCTCCAAGACGCTAGCCGGCTGTGGAGGCTTCATCGCCGGCTGCCGACCTCTGGTCGACATGCTGCGCTATCTAGCCCCCGGCTTCCTCTATAGCGTGGGCCTCGCACCCGCGCTGGCAGCCGCCTCGCTGGCCGCACTCGAGGTGCTACAGCGCGAGCCTGGGCGCGTCGCGCAATTGCGTGCGCGCGGTAAGCAGTTCATCGACGAGGCCCACGCAGCCGGCCTCGATACCGGCACTAGCGAGGGTTACGCCGTGGTGCCGGTGATCACTGGCAGCTCGCTGAAGGCGGCACGTTGGGCTAACGCGCTGTTCGACGAGGGCATCAACGTGCAACCAATCTTCTATCCGGCCGTCGAAGAGAAGGCCGCTCGACTGCGCTGCTTCATCTGTTCGACACACGAGCCCGAGCAGATCACCCGCACCGTGACCGCGCTGGCGCGGCTCGCGCGCTAG
- a CDS encoding GNAT family N-acetyltransferase produces MAATLAGWTFRAARPEDAVACAPLILASGVREFGFFLGAVPEVMTAFLATAFASARGRFSWRRHRVAIAPDGRIVGVLAAYDGRLTSLDDPHLAWMLLCVFGLCHTLAALLRGLVLEGELPAPKGAQTYITHCAIDERWRGTGVFTAMFEDACRAGVLAHSEGREVVLDVLLSNPRAAALYRRLGFVEQLPRAKPVSHKLPIELESIRMRLGR; encoded by the coding sequence ATGGCGGCTACGCTTGCCGGCTGGACCTTCCGTGCCGCGCGTCCTGAGGATGCGGTCGCTTGCGCACCGCTGATCCTCGCCTCGGGCGTGCGTGAATTCGGCTTTTTCCTCGGCGCGGTACCCGAGGTGATGACGGCCTTCCTAGCGACAGCCTTCGCTTCCGCGCGAGGCCGTTTTTCGTGGCGCCGCCATCGTGTTGCGATCGCGCCCGATGGCCGAATCGTCGGCGTGTTGGCCGCTTACGACGGTCGCTTGACGAGTCTCGACGACCCGCATTTAGCCTGGATGCTGCTGTGCGTATTTGGCCTATGTCACACGCTAGCAGCCCTGCTGCGCGGTCTGGTGCTCGAGGGCGAGCTACCCGCGCCGAAAGGCGCCCAGACGTATATCACCCATTGCGCGATCGACGAACGCTGGCGCGGAACCGGCGTGTTCACCGCGATGTTCGAGGATGCCTGTCGTGCCGGCGTGCTGGCCCACAGCGAGGGCCGCGAAGTGGTGCTCGACGTGCTGCTGAGCAACCCTCGCGCTGCTGCACTTTACCGGCGCCTCGGCTTCGTCGAGCAGCTGCCGCGTGCGAAGCCGGTTTCGCACAAGCTGCCGATCGAGCTCGAGTCGATTCGCATGCGGCTTGGGCGCTGA
- a CDS encoding symmetrical bis(5'-nucleosyl)-tetraphosphatase, protein MTSAPSSVPIAIGDLQGCHGPLVELLSRLAPSDDTPLWFAGDLVNRGPASLATLREVIALGEQRVAVLGNHDLHLLAAAACIRQLQPGDTLAEILEAPDAEALLEWVRQRPFAHFEHSKLMVHAGLLPQWDVTLALELADELQRALRTPDWRETLRGLYGNEPNQWKAGLSKPERLRVAFNAFTRIRFCTPEGAMEFCGNGGLDSAPEGHLPWFDVPGRRSADVTVVFGHWAALGLTLRDNLVALDSGCVWGNCLSAVELRDDPAARRVTQVACKRCGSGKD, encoded by the coding sequence ATGACATCTGCTCCGAGCTCCGTTCCGATCGCCATCGGTGACCTCCAGGGTTGCCACGGTCCCCTCGTCGAGCTACTGTCCCGCCTGGCACCCTCCGATGATACTCCGCTCTGGTTTGCCGGCGATCTCGTCAACCGAGGCCCGGCCTCACTCGCCACGCTGCGCGAGGTAATCGCGCTGGGCGAGCAGCGCGTGGCCGTGCTCGGTAACCACGACCTACACCTGCTGGCAGCCGCGGCTTGCATCCGCCAGTTGCAGCCGGGCGACACACTCGCCGAGATCCTGGAGGCACCTGACGCCGAAGCCCTGCTCGAATGGGTCCGCCAGCGGCCCTTCGCGCATTTCGAACACAGTAAGCTGATGGTGCATGCAGGCCTGCTGCCGCAATGGGACGTCACGCTCGCGCTCGAACTCGCCGACGAGCTGCAGCGCGCGCTGCGCACGCCAGACTGGCGCGAGACGCTGCGCGGCCTGTACGGCAATGAGCCGAATCAGTGGAAGGCGGGATTGTCGAAGCCGGAGCGGCTGCGCGTGGCTTTCAACGCCTTCACGCGGATCCGCTTCTGCACGCCAGAAGGCGCCATGGAGTTTTGTGGCAACGGCGGCCTCGATTCGGCACCAGAAGGCCATCTGCCCTGGTTTGACGTTCCCGGGCGCCGCAGCGCCGATGTGACCGTGGTGTTCGGCCACTGGGCTGCCCTTGGGCTGACGCTGCGCGACAATTTAGTCGCGCTTGATTCCGGCTGCGTATGGGGAAACTGCCTGTCGGCAGTCGAATTGAGGGACGACCCGGCGGCGCGCCGCGTCACTCAGGTGGCCTGCAAGCGCTGTGGTTCAGGCAAGGACTGA
- the secG gene encoding preprotein translocase subunit SecG yields the protein MSFLKVLVIVAQILSALGVISLVLLQHGKGADMGAAFGSGTSGSLFGATGSANFLSRTAAVLAVIFFIATLALAYLGSYKSASSIGLLTTATAPASTATGSQAAGASVPSVSSLPVASSSVQDVPK from the coding sequence ATGTCTTTTTTGAAAGTTTTGGTTATCGTGGCGCAGATTCTGTCTGCGCTCGGCGTGATCAGCCTGGTGCTGCTCCAGCACGGCAAAGGTGCCGATATGGGCGCTGCTTTTGGCAGCGGCACCTCGGGCAGCCTGTTCGGCGCTACGGGTTCGGCGAACTTTCTGTCGCGTACCGCCGCAGTTCTCGCAGTAATATTTTTTATCGCCACCCTGGCGCTGGCTTATCTCGGTTCCTACAAGTCGGCCTCATCGATTGGCCTGCTGACGACGGCTACTGCCCCGGCTTCGACCGCAACAGGCTCGCAGGCCGCTGGCGCGTCGGTGCCTTCGGTATCATCCCTGCCGGTCGCGTCGAGCTCGGTCCAGGACGTCCCCAAATAA
- the tpiA gene encoding triose-phosphate isomerase, with translation MFIQRVKRVVGNWKMHGRLDGNRALLNGVLEGAKDVQASIEIGVCVPFPYLAQAGELLQGSRVASGSQDVSAHEQGAYTGEVAAAMIVEFGAKYALVGHSERRIYGESSALVAVKTQRALATGLTPIVCVGETLAERESNATEQVVGAQLDAVLAQLSVEEAARIVVAYEPVWAIGTGKSASSEKAQQVHAFLRSRLATKGTEQVSVLYGGSVKPDNAAELFGQPDIDGGLIGGASLKSNDFLAICRAVK, from the coding sequence ATGTTTATACAACGAGTGAAGCGGGTAGTCGGTAACTGGAAGATGCACGGTCGTCTCGACGGCAATCGCGCGCTGCTCAACGGAGTGCTCGAGGGTGCGAAGGACGTGCAGGCGAGTATCGAGATCGGGGTGTGCGTTCCGTTCCCATATCTGGCCCAGGCAGGCGAATTACTGCAAGGCAGCCGCGTCGCGTCGGGGTCGCAGGACGTTTCGGCGCATGAGCAGGGTGCCTATACGGGTGAGGTCGCGGCGGCGATGATCGTTGAGTTCGGCGCGAAGTACGCGCTGGTCGGTCATTCGGAGCGTCGCATCTACGGAGAATCGAGCGCCCTGGTTGCCGTGAAAACGCAGCGTGCGCTGGCGACCGGCCTGACGCCGATAGTCTGCGTCGGTGAGACGCTGGCTGAGCGTGAATCGAATGCGACCGAGCAGGTGGTCGGCGCGCAGCTCGACGCGGTGCTCGCGCAGCTGTCGGTCGAGGAGGCGGCGCGCATCGTGGTGGCCTACGAACCAGTCTGGGCGATCGGCACCGGCAAGAGCGCAAGCTCAGAAAAGGCACAGCAGGTGCACGCTTTCCTGCGTTCGCGGTTAGCCACCAAAGGTACCGAGCAGGTGTCGGTGCTGTACGGCGGCAGCGTGAAGCCGGACAATGCAGCCGAACTGTTCGGCCAGCCCGACATCGACGGCGGTCTGATCGGCGGTGCGTCGCTCAAGAGCAATGATTTCCTGGCGATTTGCCGCGCGGTAAAGTAA
- a CDS encoding protein-L-isoaspartate O-methyltransferase has product MNIEDARFNMIEQQIRPWEVLDPEVLSLLSVVKRELYVPSVYHDLAFADLELPLPGGQKMLAPRVEARTLQELSVNKHESILEIGAGSGYMATLLAQRGQHVVTVDIDPVLVQFATDNLRDNGVSNAEVVLADAARGLPEQGPYDVICVSGGLPVVPQELLEQLKVGGRLAAFVGSRPVMAAQIITRIDDKQFRIADVFETYIDHLVNAMQPPRFKFY; this is encoded by the coding sequence ATGAATATCGAAGATGCGCGTTTCAACATGATCGAACAGCAGATCCGGCCATGGGAAGTGCTGGACCCTGAGGTCCTGAGCCTGCTATCGGTCGTTAAGCGCGAGCTGTACGTGCCGAGCGTCTACCATGATCTGGCTTTCGCTGATCTGGAACTGCCGCTACCAGGCGGCCAGAAGATGCTGGCTCCGCGCGTCGAGGCGCGTACGCTGCAGGAGCTTTCGGTCAACAAGCACGAGAGCATTCTCGAAATCGGTGCCGGCTCGGGCTATATGGCTACGCTGCTGGCACAGCGCGGTCAGCACGTGGTAACGGTCGATATCGACCCGGTCTTGGTGCAGTTCGCCACCGACAACCTCCGCGACAACGGCGTGAGCAATGCTGAGGTGGTGCTGGCTGACGCCGCGCGCGGCCTACCAGAGCAGGGCCCTTACGACGTGATCTGCGTCTCGGGCGGCCTGCCAGTGGTACCACAGGAGCTGCTCGAGCAGCTCAAAGTGGGCGGTCGCTTGGCCGCCTTCGTTGGCTCGCGCCCGGTCATGGCGGCGCAGATCATCACGCGCATCGACGACAAGCAGTTCCGCATCGCTGATGTGTTTGAGACCTACATCGATCACCTCGTCAACGCGATGCAGCCCCCGCGCTTTAAGTTCTATTGA
- a CDS encoding DNA topoisomerase IV subunit B → MSRKKPTAAYSEASIKVLKGLEPVKQRPGMYTRTENPLHIIQEVIDNASDEALSGYGKQIIVTLHADQSVSVEDDGRSIPFGMHPDEGMPVVEIVFTRLHAGGKFDKASGGGPYTFSGGLHGVGVSITNALATRLDVTVWRDGKRAELGFAHGDLVKPLVTHSAHRSEKKSGTRVRVWPDGKYFDSPNLPLGELQRLLRSKAVLLPGVEVVLVREKTGERHSWKYEDGLRGYLLDEMNDIDLLIPLFEGERFADVKSAGDDSCFADGEGASWVVAWSEEGSLTRESYVNLIPTPTGGTHESGLRDGLFQAVKSFVELHSLQPKGVKLLAEDVFARVSFVLSAKVLDPQFQGQIKERMNSRDAVKLVSSITRPALELWLNQHVEHGKKLADLVIKQAQARTRAGQKVEKRKSSGVAVLPGKLTDCETQDITRNELFLVEGDSAGGSAKMGRHKGYQAILPLRGKVLNTWEIERDRLFANNEVHDISVAIGVDPHALDDHVDLSNLRYGKICILSDADVDGAHIQVLLLTLFFKHFPQLIELGHVFVARPPLFRVDAPSRGKKPAQKLYALDDGALQAILDKLRKDGVRETQWSISRFKGLGEMSAEQLWDTTMNPDTRHLAPIALGDLDYDSTFLRMTMLMGKAEASARRSWLEEKGNGVEADI, encoded by the coding sequence ATGTCCAGAAAAAAGCCTACAGCCGCCTATAGCGAAGCATCAATCAAAGTGCTGAAGGGCCTCGAGCCCGTCAAGCAGCGGCCCGGTATGTACACGCGTACCGAGAACCCCCTGCATATCATCCAGGAAGTAATCGACAACGCCTCCGACGAGGCACTCAGCGGTTACGGCAAGCAGATCATCGTCACCCTGCATGCGGACCAGTCGGTCTCGGTCGAGGACGACGGCCGAAGCATCCCGTTCGGCATGCATCCCGATGAGGGCATGCCGGTGGTCGAGATCGTCTTCACGCGCCTGCACGCGGGCGGCAAATTCGACAAGGCCTCCGGTGGAGGTCCCTATACTTTCTCGGGTGGCCTGCATGGCGTGGGCGTGTCGATCACCAATGCGCTGGCCACACGCCTAGACGTCACGGTCTGGCGCGACGGTAAGCGTGCCGAGTTAGGCTTCGCGCACGGCGACCTGGTCAAGCCGTTGGTCACGCACAGTGCCCACCGTAGCGAGAAAAAGTCCGGCACGCGCGTGCGCGTCTGGCCGGACGGTAAGTATTTCGATTCGCCGAACCTCCCGCTGGGCGAGTTGCAGCGCTTGCTGCGCTCGAAGGCGGTGCTGCTTCCAGGCGTAGAGGTGGTGCTGGTCAGGGAGAAGACCGGCGAGCGCCATAGCTGGAAGTACGAGGACGGCCTGCGCGGCTATCTACTCGACGAGATGAACGACATCGATCTGCTGATCCCGCTATTCGAGGGCGAGCGCTTCGCCGACGTGAAATCCGCAGGCGACGACAGTTGTTTCGCCGACGGAGAGGGTGCCTCCTGGGTGGTAGCCTGGAGCGAGGAGGGCTCGCTCACGCGGGAATCTTACGTAAATTTGATTCCCACGCCGACCGGAGGTACCCACGAATCCGGCCTGCGGGACGGCCTGTTTCAAGCAGTCAAAAGCTTTGTCGAGCTGCACAGCCTGCAGCCCAAGGGCGTCAAGCTGTTAGCTGAGGACGTGTTCGCGCGGGTGTCCTTCGTGCTATCAGCCAAAGTACTGGACCCGCAGTTCCAGGGGCAGATCAAGGAGCGCATGAATAGCCGTGACGCAGTCAAGCTGGTCTCCTCGATCACACGCCCGGCGCTGGAGCTGTGGCTGAACCAGCATGTCGAGCACGGCAAGAAGCTGGCCGACCTGGTTATCAAGCAGGCCCAGGCGCGCACGCGCGCCGGTCAGAAGGTCGAGAAGCGCAAAAGCTCAGGTGTAGCGGTGCTGCCCGGCAAGTTGACTGATTGCGAGACGCAGGATATCACGCGTAACGAGCTATTCCTAGTCGAGGGCGATTCGGCCGGCGGTTCGGCCAAAATGGGTCGCCACAAGGGATACCAGGCGATCCTGCCGCTGCGCGGCAAGGTGCTCAACACCTGGGAAATTGAGCGCGACCGCCTGTTCGCCAATAACGAGGTGCATGATATCTCGGTGGCGATCGGCGTCGATCCGCACGCGCTGGACGATCACGTCGACTTGTCGAACCTACGCTACGGCAAGATCTGCATTCTGTCGGACGCGGACGTCGACGGCGCGCACATCCAGGTATTGCTTCTGACGCTGTTCTTCAAGCACTTCCCGCAGTTGATCGAGCTCGGTCACGTGTTCGTGGCGCGTCCCCCGCTATTCCGCGTCGACGCACCCTCGCGCGGCAAGAAGCCGGCGCAGAAGCTCTACGCGCTCGACGACGGCGCGCTTCAGGCGATCCTCGACAAGCTGCGCAAGGACGGTGTGCGCGAGACGCAATGGTCGATCAGCCGCTTCAAAGGCCTTGGTGAGATGAGCGCAGAACAGCTGTGGGACACCACCATGAATCCAGACACGCGGCACCTCGCACCGATCGCCCTGGGCGATCTCGACTACGATTCGACGTTCTTGCGCATGACGATGCTGATGGGCAAGGCCGAGGCGTCCGCGCGGCGCAGCTGGCTCGAGGAAAAGGGCAACGGTGTCGAGGCGGATATCTGA